In Corvus moneduloides isolate bCorMon1 chromosome 12, bCorMon1.pri, whole genome shotgun sequence, the following proteins share a genomic window:
- the HSBP1 gene encoding heat shock factor-binding protein 1, which yields MAETDPKSVQDLTAMVQTLLQQMQDKFQTMSDQIIGRIDDMSCRIDDLEKNIADLMTQAGVEELEGENKTPASNKG from the exons ATGGCCGAGACCGACCCGAAGAGCGTCCAGGACCTGACGGCCATG GTGCAGACATTGCTCCAGCAAATGCAGGACAAATTTCAAACCATGTCTGACCAAATAATTGGAAGAA TCGATGACATGAGCTGCCGCATCGATGACCTGGAGAAGAACATCGCCGACCTCATGACGCAGGCGGGCGTGGAGGAGCTCGAGGGCGAGAACAAGACCCCGGCTTCCAACAAGGGCTAA